One Fusarium falciforme chromosome 1, complete sequence genomic window carries:
- a CDS encoding Rhamnogalacturonate lyase, which produces MVNFKYLGALLGAAPALAAFGATESGNNLVVDSGNSNGFSITVSKSDCSINSIKFRGTEYQYKSQTSHIASGLGSASLSYTTISNKYVKVTCTANNGDFALTHYYVVQNGQSIVYMATDTKSEPKIGELRYIARLDNSKLPDEYPFGDASNTSGGSAVEGSDVFLVNGQTRSKFYSSERFIDNGVYCFRNSAKDVHACMVAHPSRSYEKSSGGPFFRDINTNNNGGFSALTFYMNSNHAQTEAYRQGFHGPYALSFSRSGVPKQKDFDFSFFSQLSISGFTTDASRGRVSGKATGVQSGFQGVVHWYNSNYQYWTYTSSNGDFTSPFMVPGTYTMVLYQGELKVASKSVSVSAGGTASSSIAADSDITTGKHTSVFRIGDWDGQPKGFRNADKQLRMHPSDKRMSSWGPLTYTVGSSSVGDFPMALFKTVNNPVTIKFNLDSAISGQATLRIGTTLAFASGRPQVVVNNSFTKAFGAPTKVDSRGVTRGAYRGLGEVYDAVIPAGTLKKGANTITIEVISGSSGTTYLNPNFIFDAVELFY; this is translated from the exons ATGGTAAACTTCAAGTATCTCGGTGCCCTTCTCGGCGCCGCCCCGGCTCTGGCAGCCTTTGGCGCTACCGAGTCTGGTAACAACTTGGTCGTTGACTCTGGCAACTCCAACGGCTTCTCCATCACCGTCAGCAAGAGCGACTGctccatcaactccatcaaGTTCCGCGGCACCGAGTACCAGTACAAGTCGCAGACCTCTCACATCGCCTCTGGCCTTGGCTCGGCCTCTCTCTCGTACACCACCATCAGCA ACAAGTATGTCAAGGTTACTTGCACTGCTAACAACGGTGACTTTGCCCTCACCCACTACTACGTGGTCCAGAACGGCCAGAGCATCGTCTACATGGCCACTGACACCAAGTCTGAGCCCAAGATTGGTGAGCTCCGCTACATTGCTCGCCTCGACAACTCCAAGCTGCCCGACGAGTACCCCTTCGGCGATGCCTCCAACACGTCTGGTGGCTCTGCCGTTGAGGGCTCTgacgtcttcctcgtcaacgGTCAGACCCGCTCCAAGTTCTACTCTTCGGAGCGCTTCATCGACAACGGCGTCTACTGCTTCCGCAACAGCGCAAAGGATGTCCACGCCTGCATGGTTGCTCACCCCTCGCGCTCTTACGAGAAGAGCTCCGGCGGCCCCTTCTTCCGCGatatcaacaccaacaacaacggcgGCTTCAGCGCTCTCACCTTCTACATGAACTCGAACCACGCTCAGACTGAGGCCTACCGCCAGGGCTTCCACGGGCCGTAcgccctctccttctcccgctCTGGCGTCCCCAAGCAGAAGGACTTTGACTTTAGCTTCTTCAGCCAGCTGTCCATCTCCGGTTTCACCACCGACGCTTCTCGCGGCAGGGTCAGCGGCAAGGCCACTGGCGTCCAGTCCGGATTCCAGGGCGTCGTTCACTGGTACAACAGCAACTACCAGTACTGGACCTACACCTCTTCCAACGGCGACTTCACCTCTCCTTTCATGGTTCCCGGCACTTACACCATGGTCCTCTACCAGGGTGAGCTCAAGGTCGCTTCCAAGAGCGTGAGCGTCTCGGCCGGCGGtaccgcctcctcctccatcgctGCCGACTCGGACATCACCACTGGCAAGCACACGAGCGTCTTCCGTATCGGCGACTGGGACGGCCAGCCCAAGGGTTTCCGCAACGCTGACAAGCAGCTTCGCATGCACCCTAGCGACAAGCGCATGTCCAGCTGGGGCCCTCTGACCTACACCGTTGGATCCAGCTCCGTCGGCGACTTCCCCATGGCCCTGTTCAAGACCGTCAACAACCCCGTCACCATCAAGTTCAACCTCGACTCTGCCATCTCTGGCCAGGCTACCCTCCGTATCGGCACTACCTTGGCCTTTGCTAGCGGCCGCCCCCAGGTCGTCGTCAACAACAGCTTCACCAAGGCTTTCGGTGCGCCTACCAAGGTCGACTCTCGAGGTGTTACCCGTGGTGCCTACCGTGGTCTCGGCGAGGTGTACGATGCTGTCATCCCTGCCGGCACTCTCAAGAAGGGtgccaacaccatcaccattgaGGTTATCTCGGGAAGCTCTGGCACCACCTACCTGAACCCCAACTTCATCTTTGATGCCGTTGAGCTGTTCTACTAA